From one Solanum stenotomum isolate F172 chromosome 12, ASM1918654v1, whole genome shotgun sequence genomic stretch:
- the LOC125849341 gene encoding uncharacterized protein LOC125849341: MAEALAIAVGKYTYVHEVGKGPPEAIDAHHIVVRRSREKGFNLCLFTLLLFAYPTFLLFWQGKLDTLHIWSLVIMALLMRLFLKKPVKKESVLILPAFGVQLETQYGSGKTVRQFVPISRILKPVLTECVTPVTCYWSLSLIIRGEEELMLVFKELRPPVKMLAPIWKALCAAIECGECTETIT, from the exons ATGGCGGAGGCATTGGCCATTGCAGTAGGAAAATACACATACGTACACGAAGTGGGTAAAGGCCCACCTGAAGCCATTGACGCTCACCATATTGTGGTTCGAAGGAGTAGAGAAAAGGGTTTCAATTTGTGCCTATTTACTCTTCTCCTTTTTGCCTATCCCACCTTTCTGTTATTCTGGCAG GGAAAGCTAGATACTCTTCATATTTGGAGCTTAGTTATCATGGCATTGCTTATGCGGTTATTTCTAAAGAAGCCAGTTAAGAAAG AGTCTGTTCTAATTCTGCCAGCTTTTGGAGTTCAACTTGAGACTCAGTATGGAAG TGGGAAAACAGTTCGCCAGTTTGTCCCCATTAGCAGGATTTTGAAACCAGTGCTGACAGAATGTGTCACACCAGTCACCTGTTATTGGAGTCTATCTTTGATTATTCGAGGAGAGGAAGAACTTATGCTAGTATTCAAG GAATTGCGTCCACCAGTGAAAATGCTAGCGCCCATCTGGAAGGCTTTATGTGCTGCCATTGAATGTGGAGAATGCACGGAGACGATTACATAG
- the LOC125849343 gene encoding protein GET1-like — translation MEKSMEGSVAAPIIFLIVVAVQYLSRYVELNTSRVAVNAAELKLRAEIKQLQKEANAMSQPSTFAQAAKLRRTAAVKEQELAKNQEKLMKEMKSSYDKNRKALMVVKVLTYFLMIIWFWRIPVASIPKQLLQPFGRILSWRSGGPSNENVMVGVIPWLILSTRVSKLICRKIFK, via the exons ATGGAGAAATCAATGGAAGGATCCGTTGCCGCGCCGATTATATTCCTTATCGTCGTCGCCGTTCAGTACCTTTCCCGTTATGTCGAACTCAATACCAGT AGAGTTGCTGTAAATGCTGCAGAGTTGAAGTTGCGTGCAGAAATTAAGCAGCTGCAAAAGGAAGCGAATGCCATGTCACA GCCTTCAACATTTGCACAAGCTGCCAAACTAAGGAGGACGGCAGCAGTCAAGGAGCAGGAGCTTGCAAAAA ATCAAGAAAAGCTCATGAAAGAGATGAAATCGTCATATGATAAAAACAGAAAGGCCCTAATGGTTGTAAAG GTCTTGACTTACTTCTTGATGATTATCTGGTTTTGGCGTATCCCTGTAGCTTCCATACCTAAGCAGCTCCTGCAACCATTCG GTAGGATATTGTCTTGGCGATCTGGAGGTCCATCGAATGAAAATGTGATG GTGGGAGTCATTCCATGGTTAATATTGTCCACTAGAGTCAGCAAACTTATCTGCCGGAAAATATTCAAATAG
- the LOC125849319 gene encoding uncharacterized protein LOC125849319: MSGSPSSSSASEDEDEGIDSYRKGGYHAVRIGDSFSGGRYIAQRKLGWGEFSTVWLAYDTRSSEFVALKIQKSAPQFAQAALHEIEVLSAIADGDPSNSKYVVRLIDHFKHTGPNGQHSCMVLEFLGDSLLRLIKYNRYKGLELDKVREICKCILIGLDYLHRELGIIHTDLKLENVLLLSTINATQDPIRSGTPPILERPEGIPNGGATMNIIEKKLKQRARRAAARISGRRASMGGVGGGAKTNRSLDGIDLKCKVVDFGSACWADKQFAQEIQTRQYRSPEVILQSGYSFSADMWSFACIAFELATGEMMFTPKGGQGFSEDEDHLAMMMELLGKIPRKIANGGARSKDYFDRYGDLKRIRRLKYGSLEKLLIDKFRFSETDALEFAKFLCPLLDFEPENRPTAQQCSQHPWLNITSQNQTEVKSESGMEKVNVGMRNLQMKAGK; the protein is encoded by the exons ATGTCAGGTTCACCGTCCTCATCGTCGGCATccgaagatgaagatgaaggaaTCGATTCATACAGAAAAGGAGGATATCATGCCGTCAGAATCGGTGATTCATTTTCCGGTGGACGATATATCGCTCAGCGAAAACTCGGCTGGGGAGAATTCTCTACTGTTTGGCTCGCTTATGATACTCGATCATCC GAATTTGTAGCCTTGAAGATCCAGAAAAGTGCACCACAATTTGCTCAAGCTGCTCTTCACGAAATTGAAGTCCTTTCTGCTATTGCCGACGGTGATCCCTCTAATAGTAAATATGTTGTTAGACTTATTGACCATTTTAAGCATACAGGACCAAATGGACAGCATTCATGCATGGTCCTTGAATTTCTTGGTGACAGCTTATTGCGTCTCATCAAATATAATCGTTATAAAGGCCTTGAGCTGGACAAAGTTAGGGAAATATGCAAGTGCATTCTAATTGGTCTAGATTATTTGCACAGGGAACTTGGAATTATTCATACAGACCTAAAACTTGAAAATGTTCTTTTACTTTCCACGATTAATGCGACACAGGATCCAATTAGATCGGGAACACCGCCCATACTTGAAAGGCCTGAAGGGATCCCAAATGGAGGAGCAACTATGAATATTATTgagaaaaaactaaaacaaaggGCAAGGAGGGCAGCAGCCAGGATATCCGGTAGACGGGCTTCAATGGGTGGGGTGGGAGGAGGTGCGAAAACAAATAGAAGTCTTGATGGTATTGACTTGAAGTGCAAGGTTGTGGATTTTGGAAGTGCATGCTGGGCTGACAAGCAGTTTGCACAAGAAATTCAGACACGACAGTATAGATCTCCAGAAGTTATACTTCAGTCTGGATATTCATTCTCTGCTGACATGTGGTCTTTTGCTTGTATTGCATTTGAGCTTGCCACTGGTGAGATGATGTTCACACCCAAAGGTGGACAAGGGTTCAGTGAAGATGAG GATCACCTTGCTATGATGATGGAGCTTCTAGGAAAGATACCTCGGAAG ATAGCCAATGGTGGGGCTCGATCTAAAGATTACTTTGACAGATATGGAGATTTGAAGAGGATCCGGAGGCTGAAGTATGGGTCTTTAGAAAAATTACTTATCGACAAGTTCAGGTTTTCTGAAACTGATGCTCTTGAATTTGCCAAATTTCTTTGTCCCCTTCTTGATTTTGAGCCAGAGAATCGACCAACTGCTCAGCAGTGCTCGCAACACCCATGGCTCAACATTACAAGTCAAAACCAAACAGAGGTGAAGAGTGAATCTGGTATGGAAAAGGTTAATGTTGGGATGAGAAACCTACAAATGAAGGCCGGTAAGTGA